The Verrucomicrobiia bacterium genome window below encodes:
- the trpD gene encoding anthranilate phosphoribosyltransferase → MLQHFSERLARGENLRPDECEAAVDHLVSEAEPAASKAAFLCDLALKGETVEEIAAFAGALRAKSVQPALSEATRSGEILDVCGTGGDRLNTFNISTTVAIICSAAGIAVAKHGNRAITSQAGSADVLEALGVRIDLSPAEAAQSLAERNFAFFFAPNYHPAFRFIAPARKLCADRGQRTIFNFLGPLLNPARPTAQLVGVPRPSLCEPLAQVLQRLGVRRAMVVSGKVSMNGAPDSYLDELSILGDNTVAEFYQERGFTSSTLSPEGFSPQAATLSDLTGGDRAANAEIVRAILDGKDRGLKRDSVLFNAAAALMLAGRSRTLADGWDAAAGVIDSGRAREKLSELAS, encoded by the coding sequence GTGCTCCAACATTTCAGCGAACGACTGGCGCGTGGTGAAAACTTGCGTCCCGATGAATGTGAAGCCGCCGTTGATCATCTTGTCAGCGAAGCGGAACCTGCCGCCTCTAAAGCCGCGTTTCTCTGTGACCTCGCATTGAAGGGCGAAACCGTGGAGGAAATCGCCGCTTTTGCCGGCGCCCTGCGCGCGAAATCGGTCCAACCCGCCTTGAGCGAAGCTACTCGCTCCGGGGAAATCCTCGACGTCTGCGGCACGGGTGGGGATCGGCTGAACACGTTCAATATCTCGACGACGGTCGCGATTATTTGTTCGGCGGCGGGGATTGCCGTTGCGAAGCACGGCAACCGAGCGATCACCTCGCAGGCGGGCAGCGCGGATGTATTGGAGGCGCTGGGGGTCAGGATTGATTTGTCGCCTGCGGAGGCCGCGCAATCGCTGGCCGAGCGGAATTTTGCATTTTTCTTCGCACCGAATTACCACCCGGCTTTCCGCTTCATTGCTCCTGCGCGAAAGCTTTGTGCCGACCGGGGTCAACGCACGATCTTCAATTTTCTCGGACCCTTGCTGAACCCGGCTCGTCCCACAGCGCAACTCGTCGGCGTCCCGCGGCCCAGTCTCTGCGAACCCCTGGCGCAGGTGCTTCAAAGGCTCGGGGTTCGTCGCGCCATGGTGGTCAGCGGCAAAGTGTCCATGAACGGAGCGCCGGATTCGTATCTTGATGAACTGTCGATTCTCGGCGACAACACCGTGGCCGAGTTCTACCAGGAGCGTGGCTTCACGAGCTCGACGCTGTCGCCCGAAGGATTCTCGCCGCAGGCGGCAACTTTGTCCGATCTCACGGGAGGAGATCGTGCGGCGAACGCCGAGATTGTGCGGGCGATATTGGATGGGAAGGATCGGGGTCTCAAGCGCGACTCAGTGCTGTTCAATGCCGCCGCCGCGTTGATGCTCGCGGGCCGGTCGCGAACACTTGCAGACGGCTGGGATGCCGCGGCCGGCGTGATTGACAGCGGCCGGGCGAGAGAGAAGTTGTCGGAATTGGCATCGTAG
- a CDS encoding MBL fold metallo-hydrolase, with translation MKQQVNLEDKPAYDPEDDRARDDHTHEVVPDLAYKRLAIVNVVFYGLPGAGDRGWVLVDAGIPGTAGAIIRAAEARFGEGVRPSAILLTHGHFDHVGALESLAERWNVPIYAHELEHPYLNGAASYPRPDPTVGGGLMAALSPLYPRGPIDISRWLQPLPADSSVPGMPGWRWIRTPGHTPGHVSLWRASDRVLIAGDAFITTTQESAYAVAVQRPDMHGPPMYYTQNWDESESSVRELAALEPELAVTGHGPAMRGVVMRNALKTLARDFANVAVPKHGRYVDAPADVTSGSAYVRTD, from the coding sequence ATGAAGCAACAAGTGAATTTGGAGGACAAGCCGGCCTATGATCCGGAGGATGACCGTGCGCGCGATGATCACACGCACGAAGTGGTGCCAGACCTCGCATATAAACGGCTGGCAATCGTCAACGTGGTATTTTACGGGTTGCCAGGAGCGGGCGATCGGGGGTGGGTGTTGGTCGACGCAGGTATTCCCGGAACAGCAGGCGCAATTATTCGCGCCGCGGAGGCTCGATTTGGCGAGGGTGTCCGTCCGTCTGCAATCCTCCTCACCCACGGACATTTCGATCACGTGGGAGCTTTGGAGAGCCTCGCTGAACGATGGAACGTTCCCATCTATGCACACGAACTGGAGCATCCTTACCTGAACGGCGCTGCGTCGTACCCTCGGCCCGATCCGACAGTCGGGGGTGGGCTGATGGCCGCGTTGTCGCCATTGTATCCGCGTGGACCCATTGATATCAGCCGCTGGCTGCAGCCATTGCCCGCCGATTCTTCGGTTCCCGGAATGCCTGGCTGGAGGTGGATTCGAACGCCCGGTCACACACCTGGGCATGTTTCCTTGTGGCGTGCGTCAGATCGTGTCCTGATCGCTGGCGATGCATTCATCACCACGACACAGGAATCCGCGTATGCTGTCGCCGTGCAGCGGCCTGACATGCACGGGCCTCCTATGTATTACACACAAAATTGGGATGAGTCAGAATCGTCCGTCAGGGAGTTGGCGGCGCTCGAGCCCGAGCTGGCGGTCACGGGCCACGGACCTGCGATGCGGGGAGTGGTTATGCGCAATGCATTAAAAACACTGGCGCGGGATTTTGCCAATGTTGCCGTCCCCAAACACGGACGCTATGTCGATGCGCCCGCTGACGTCACCTCGGGCTCTGCGTACGTGCGGACGGATTGA
- a CDS encoding peptide chain release factor-like protein, with protein sequence MGVPAKNVNDPLTTRMAALGVRESDLEETFVRSGGHGGQNVNKVSTCVVLLHRPSGLQVKCQTSRHQQRNRVLARELLLDKLEAQRRGRIAAERQRIEKQRRASRRPSAAAKSRMFAAKSRRAEKKSFRRSVASGD encoded by the coding sequence ATGGGTGTGCCTGCAAAGAATGTCAACGATCCCCTCACCACACGCATGGCAGCGCTCGGGGTGCGCGAATCTGATCTTGAGGAGACGTTTGTTCGGTCAGGCGGACATGGCGGACAGAACGTCAACAAGGTTTCAACCTGCGTCGTGTTGCTCCATCGACCGAGCGGTTTGCAGGTGAAATGCCAGACGAGCCGACATCAGCAGCGGAATCGCGTCCTCGCGCGTGAACTGTTGCTCGACAAACTGGAAGCGCAGCGGCGCGGACGAATCGCAGCGGAGCGCCAGCGCATCGAGAAGCAGCGCCGCGCCAGCCGGCGGCCTTCTGCCGCGGCCAAGTCCCGGATGTTCGCTGCAAAGTCGCGCCGCGCGGAAAAAAAATCCTTCCGACGATCTGTCGCCAGCGGCGACTAG
- a CDS encoding class I fructose-bisphosphate aldolase, whose product MAQIAQLLGDKAEYLLGFNSPKISKDRLHLPGSDFVERVFGASDRNNRVLVNLQRLFGSGRLAGTGYLSILPVDQGIEHSGGASFAKNPDYFDPENIVKLALEGGCNAVASTYGVLGMTARKYAHRIPFMVKINHNELLTFPNKADQILYGTLKEAADMGCAAVGATIYFGSPESARQIVEVAQAFHMAHELGMATVLWCYLRNNAFKKDGKDFHVAADLTGQANHLGVTIQADIIKQKLPENNGGFDALNMGGSSYGKFDKRIYSELASEHPIDLCRYQVANCYMGRAGLINSGGESKGKGDLEQAVMTAVVNKRAGGMGLISGRKAFQRPLKEGVQLLNAIQDVYTNNEVTVA is encoded by the coding sequence ATGGCACAAATTGCACAACTGCTCGGCGACAAGGCCGAATATCTGCTCGGGTTCAACAGCCCGAAAATCTCAAAAGATCGTCTGCACCTTCCGGGTTCGGATTTCGTGGAGCGCGTGTTTGGTGCGTCGGATCGCAATAATCGCGTGCTGGTGAATCTTCAGCGGCTGTTCGGATCAGGACGCCTCGCAGGCACGGGTTATCTGAGCATCCTCCCGGTTGACCAGGGAATTGAACATTCCGGCGGCGCCAGTTTCGCGAAGAATCCGGATTACTTTGATCCCGAAAACATCGTGAAGCTCGCGCTCGAAGGCGGCTGCAATGCAGTGGCTTCCACGTACGGGGTGCTTGGAATGACGGCGCGCAAGTATGCGCATCGTATTCCGTTCATGGTGAAGATCAACCACAACGAGTTGCTCACGTTCCCGAACAAGGCCGATCAAATCCTTTACGGCACCTTGAAGGAAGCGGCAGACATGGGTTGCGCCGCGGTCGGAGCGACGATTTATTTCGGCTCCCCTGAAAGCGCTCGCCAGATCGTTGAAGTGGCGCAAGCGTTCCACATGGCACACGAACTCGGCATGGCGACAGTGCTTTGGTGCTATCTGCGAAACAATGCCTTCAAAAAGGACGGCAAGGACTTCCACGTTGCAGCCGACCTCACAGGCCAGGCCAATCACCTTGGAGTCACGATCCAGGCCGACATCATCAAGCAGAAGCTGCCTGAGAACAACGGCGGGTTCGATGCGCTCAACATGGGCGGATCCAGCTACGGCAAGTTCGACAAGCGGATTTATTCTGAACTTGCCAGTGAACATCCAATCGATCTCTGCCGATACCAGGTTGCGAATTGTTACATGGGTCGCGCCGGTTTGATCAACTCCGGCGGTGAGTCAAAGGGCAAGGGCGACCTGGAACAGGCAGTCATGACAGCGGTCGTGAACAAGCGGGCCGGCGGGATGGGGCTGATTTCGGGACGCAAGGCGTTCCAGCGCCCGCTTAAGGAAGGCGTTCAACTGCTCAATGCCATCCAGGACGTCTACACGAATAACGAAGTCACGGTCGCCTGA